One window of Novipirellula aureliae genomic DNA carries:
- a CDS encoding threonine/serine exporter family protein, which yields MASEHDRLKDFLIDAAMLLHRYGTPSHRLERTMTKVGTALGCDSVFLYTPTALVISITIDGEESTVVRRVDSGEVHVDKLLCTDDVLDRLEQKEITIEEARKQLSEIDRAPPLFPFWVYAFACAAGCGSLAVLFRGRPTEVLAASAIGFGIVVFEKSQSWLGQDRSLLLPVSGFAAAIVSLAIAQFVTPIDHRLVTLAGVIILIPGLSLTVAMTELAVGHLSAGVARLAGAMVSLLTLFFGAAIAWRLAESWRQLPIKPVAAEITAALPPSWVVQWAALLIAPIAFAIIFQARIAQWPVIIAVSIMGIATSRFVNPYYGVEVASFTAALVVGCGSNLYARLRNRPALIALTPALIVLVPGSFSYRTLNALMDHDTIAGVELGFNTILIAMCLVGGLLTSNAVVPPKRIM from the coding sequence ATGGCATCCGAGCACGACCGATTAAAGGACTTTCTAATCGATGCAGCGATGTTGCTACATCGCTACGGTACGCCGTCGCACCGGCTCGAACGAACGATGACAAAGGTGGGGACAGCGTTAGGTTGCGATTCCGTCTTTTTATACACTCCGACCGCGTTGGTCATTTCAATCACGATTGATGGCGAAGAAAGCACGGTGGTGCGGCGTGTCGACTCGGGGGAAGTCCATGTCGATAAGTTGCTGTGCACCGATGATGTGCTCGATCGCCTAGAGCAAAAAGAGATCACGATTGAGGAAGCGAGAAAGCAGCTATCCGAAATTGACCGAGCGCCACCGCTTTTTCCTTTTTGGGTTTATGCGTTTGCATGCGCTGCGGGTTGTGGGTCGCTGGCGGTTCTCTTTCGCGGTCGCCCCACCGAGGTATTGGCCGCATCGGCGATCGGTTTTGGCATTGTGGTATTCGAAAAATCTCAGTCATGGCTCGGACAAGATCGGAGCCTGTTGTTGCCTGTCTCTGGTTTTGCGGCGGCAATCGTATCGTTAGCGATTGCCCAGTTTGTGACGCCAATTGACCATCGGTTGGTAACGCTCGCAGGCGTAATCATCTTGATTCCTGGATTGAGCTTAACCGTTGCGATGACGGAGTTGGCGGTCGGACATCTATCGGCAGGCGTGGCGCGATTGGCGGGCGCAATGGTCTCACTCTTGACGCTATTCTTCGGCGCGGCAATCGCGTGGCGGCTAGCCGAATCATGGCGGCAACTACCGATCAAACCCGTCGCAGCGGAAATCACCGCAGCGCTGCCGCCATCGTGGGTGGTCCAGTGGGCTGCGCTGCTGATTGCACCGATCGCCTTTGCAATCATCTTTCAAGCCCGCATCGCCCAGTGGCCGGTCATCATTGCGGTTTCCATCATGGGAATCGCAACGAGCCGATTCGTGAATCCGTACTATGGCGTTGAGGTCGCTTCGTTTACGGCCGCGCTCGTGGTTGGCTGCGGTAGTAATCTCTACGCACGACTGCGGAATCGGCCCGCCCTGATCGCACTGACGCCTGCGTTGATCGTTCTCGTGCCTGGTTCGTTCAGCTACCGGACGCTCAATGCGCTCATGGACCATGATACGATCGCAGGGGTAGAACTTGGGTTTAACACGATCTTGATCGCAATGTGTCTTGTTGGTGGGCTGTTGACATCCAATGCGGTCGTCCCACCGAAGCGGATCATGTAA